The Prunus dulcis chromosome 5, ALMONDv2, whole genome shotgun sequence genomic sequence CCGATTTTAGCGAGTCCTCTTTGTGGGTCCCTTGTTCCACATGTTATCTCTAATTGATCGGTCAGATATGGTATAAATGATATTCAAACCCGAACCACACCCAAGAACCTAAATCTAAATCTGATTGTCACTGTAGCATGCAAATGGGCTTTCCTCAATTGTACTTATTACATATTTCTAGTATGGGCACTAAGTTTTCAAATAAGGGTTCATACCATATTTGACTGTACTGTagataagtttttctttttgagccTGAAAAGTAATTATTTTGGATATCGAAACATATTTAATAACGAGTGCTACAATTTTCATCATtgtcctatttttttattcattttattttcaaaattttaaagataaatttatccATTTGTAAATAAGTCACACTCCCCtaataaagtgaaaacaagaaacttcGAAGAATCGAAAAGAAATcctaaaatgaaatgaaaaaaaaaaatcaaatttgaaagtTTATTTGCTTTGTATGTGTCTTTATTTGgagagacccaaaaaaaaagaagagaatttCAGTAGAATAGTTtgtgaaatgaaaattaagaacaatttgaaattgtttttaatttttagttttaaaataaaattatcccTCTTTACTTTCCTGCCACTGTTGAAAGATACCTATATAGAAGCAAGTGGATTCATTTCTCAATAAAAGTACTCAACATTATTTTGGCCTAATTTATCCAATGATGCTTTTCTTTAAGatgattaaagtgtttgatgaaatgtctCAAAGTTGAGgtataagaaagaaaaaacttctAAATCTGCCATTATCATTCTTGAATTTGATCGTTATGTGGCAGATTAACTATATGCCTAAGTCTGCAACTCGCCCCAAAAAAACTTCTAAATCTGCCACTATCATTGCAATTAATTATATGCTTCTGCTTATTATCAACATGATTGAGTCACAGGTATTCTGTGTAAAGAATAGTAATTGCAATCAAACCTAAAGAAAGTGTTCTTGATGTCTTCAATTCTATTTACAGTGGCACACCTTATATATTTATCTTGGTTGTATTGAGATTTGCAACTAATATACTTGAAATTTGACgtacaaaatttgtttaataaaGAGATTAGGATGAAATTACATGCCTATAATATTGCTGCTTACTCTTAAGTGCATGTATTTGCACATTACAATCATGTTTGCGATAAATGAAATGATATGACATTTACAGATTTATTTTTACACGGGTCATATGATTCAATCCTTCACAGCAAAGTTATGTCACAATAATGGGCTATCCAACAACTAGGTATTGTGATGTATAACAGATGATGAAAGCAATTGAAGAGGATTGGAGAGACGGGCGCACAAGGTTAAATCGGGCGAGCTGCATATTTAGGCTATGAGTTCAGAATTGGACCCATAATGTATGAGCTTTTTCAGACATCCGAGATCGTTTAGTAGTCCAAAATCcaagttttatatttttacaatttttgagaaactttattattttcctattATAAATTCTTGCATTGCGTGGAGTTGTGGGTAATGCGTTATTAAATCATCCTTATTAAACTGCCTAATAAGATAAAATAGACGTCTATTATCTGAAATTGTTATCTCAATCAAGGTTTAAAATATCGgtgatatcggaaatatcggtagtccaaaaacacggaaatttcgatggaaatatcgggatattatcgatatcgataaaaattgaataaaaaccacggaaattgtaagaaaaacttagaaatttttattggaactttggaggatgcttatttaatcaattatatattagtttatcacaaaaaattggaaggaaatgcattgcatgatggatttaactaatttaagttgattatatagcgaacaaacactgtgagtgtagaaaatatgtagtaattaatgaaagaagattaaacacaccacaatcatttatatataataatttactacaatattttacattttaaaacCAGCTCGccattaattattatatatattagattaCATAGACAATAAACACAAACTGACGACCAGTGCAATGGTTAAGAGGCTGCCAACTTCGCAAGGGGGCTGGGTTCGAGCCCCAGCATGCGCAGGTGAGGGAGTTTtacatgtttaatttttgaaatttcatctCGCGATATATTGACCATTTGAAAGAGAATATTGAACGAAAATATCGCAGCCGAAATATCCTCGAAAATATCGTCGAAATTATCGATATATTGACGATAAATAGAAGGTTATGTGCCAAAATATCGTCTGCCAAAAAAAACGATATTTTCGCCGAAATATCGGCGAAAATATCGGCATTTAATACTATGATCTCAATCAGGAGACTGATGTGACATGTTTCTAATTAATCCAATTCATGCTGCTATGATAGCATCAGCACCCtgcacaaattttttttttttccttctttttttttaaaaattaaaaaaaatccagtTTGTTAAAACTACTGTAATGAAAAATTGGTTGACATATTGTTGCGCAATTGGCATTTCTTGTACATTTTGTTTACTTCATTTGCATACTTCCTTGGAGatacttttaaattttgtttacttcATTTGCATACTTCCTTGGAGATACTCTTAGACATCAATATTGAGACAGACAAAATTGGACTTGTTGAGAGTTCTGTATTCGAACTTGAACCACACCCAGAAACCTTAATCTAACTGTCATGCAAATGGGCTTTCCTCAAATGTACTTATTACATATTTCTAATGTTTTCAAATAATGTAGATGAGTTTTTCTTCTTGGGCTTGAAAAGTGATTATTTTGGATATTGAATGTCCTATTTTCTCATTTATCTTatcatcaaaattttaaagataaatttacCTCTTTGTAAGTAAGTCACACTCCCTCAATGAagtgaaaagaagaaacttcGAAGAATCGAAAAGAAatcctaaaataaaaatgaaaaaaaattaaatttccaAGTTTAACCCTAAGCCCTAGAGAATTTCAGTAGAATAGTTTGTTTAACGAAAATTAAGAACcgtttgaaattgtttttaattttttagtttcaaaataaaactatCCCTCCTAACTTTCCATCCAAAAGAACCATTAAGAACCATTTTGGCCTAATTTATCATTGATGTTTTTCTTAAAGAGGATTaaggtgtttgatgaaatgtctCAAAGGTGAGGTATAAGGAAGAAAAACTTCTAAATCTGCCACTATCATTCTTGAATTTGATCATTATGTGTGTGTAACGTATGCAATTAACTatatgctttgtttattatcAGCATGATTGAGTCACAGGTATTCTATGTAAAGAGCAGTAATTGCAATTGAATATGAAGAAAGTGTTCTCTGATGTCTTCAATTCTATTTATAGTGGCACACCTTATATATGTAACTTGATTCTATTGAGATTTGCACCAAATATACTTGAAATTTGATGTACAAAAGTTGTTTAATAAAGAGATTAGGATGAAATTACATGCATAAAATATTGCTGCTTACTCTTAAGTGCATATATTTGCACATTACAATCAGGACTGCTATAAATGAAACGATATGATAtttacaaatttatttttacatggaTCATATAATTCAATCACAGGAGATCTCCAACAACTAGGTATTAACCTTACCACAAATATGTATAGTTGTCACATTTGTGGGTCGAATCGAATATGAGTCTTTCTCCAACTGGTTATACTTAGGCATATAGTTTTCTTTAAATATCTTTGCATAAATTAATCTAGCCACAGAATGGTTAGACACCAAATCAAGTGAAAGCATCTTTTCCATCAATCAACTATATGGCATACATTaatatacaaacaaaaaagcaaaaaaaaaattacgaaAGTGTAACaggccctttttttttttttttttttgagaagaTGATGGATTTCATTAGAAAATCAGAGTATTACAAGGATAAAACATGTATAGAATGGCATCGTTAATTAAAATTTCTCTTAGGAAAACCCAATGAGACAAAAccccagaaaagaaaagagtatCACACATGCCAGGACTACAAAAGAATCAAGCAACAGTACACTCAAGAGAGTCTTGATTTAGACAATCCTGTAACCAAAGTGTAATAGACACTTGAATTGAATTGTGAGTCATGCATGATCAAAACTGTAAAATTATAGCCTTCCAGGTAAAGTTTCTGTTTGGACATGATATTGTTCCTAGTGTGTCTGGTCCCACTTTCTCCTCgggggtgaacaatttcttaAGGAACCATATGTTTGGTAAATTTCTTGCGTTAAATTCAACAATGTTAATTTAAAGCTAATGACTTTTACCACGCATTTGTTAAGATGGTTAGTATATCTCTGAGTCAAGTTTGGTGTTTATATACTCTTTCTTTTGGCATAAATTTTGCTTGAAGAATCAAGCAATtgatatatgcatatatggCATTTTTCACAATAACAATATTATGAGAAGAAACTAATTAAGCTTTGGATGGGAATGGCGAAAATCAAGCTCTCATTGTCGTGTCTGTTTGGATAAGTTCTCTACCACTAAAATTATGAACACCACAAAAGAAGTATCTTTAATTAGGTTCAAACTCTCCTATACTAACAATCAGATAGCAGAAAACATCtcaattttacaaaaaaaaactagctggtggtggtggagagaCGTCTAGTggacaaacatatatatacgtGTGTGTGTAATTCATACATAAAGTTTGCATTTTTGCATTCTTTAAACTATAATTAGGTGACTCACACATGCATGCACTCCCAATTGCCAAggtaacaaaacaaaacaaattcagataaagaaattagtaattaaacccaaaattcaatcACATATATTGATTCTGTTTTCTAAGCCATACCCTTCTGCATGGAACACTATCGTTGGACCGTGAGATGATCAATCACATTGAGCAGAAGCAATCGAAGGGCAACTCTCCTTTGGCGGGTCATAACTTATATAAAGAAGACAAAATCATCATTGCCTGCCAATGGAGAGACGCCCTACAACTAATCCGCTCATTTGTCTTCTTCACTAATCTGCACCAGTTGATGACTGACTAAGGGTGCAAGCTGCTTTATATACACCTCTTCTTTCCAAGCTTTTTCAGGCTTTTCAGGCTCAGGCAATGGAACAAGGGCACAAAAAATAGCATATGCCGTGGATATACTTCTGTGCGCCTCCTTTTATCTCAAAAAATCTTTTTCTTACTCATGTTTTATAGATTCTatttggctctctctctctctctctccattatttcatgttttggagatggagatggaaatggaggaagaaaaagaagggtcGTCAAGAgatgctttcttttttgtttgttaggCTGAAGCTATACCTGGTCGTTGAGGTATATCCTATGTCATATTCTTTcgatatttattttcttttctggttttttatttttcctaaaGGGTTTCCttggtgttttttttgttgttggggGGTTTTCCTGGTCTTTAAAAATCCATATAAGCATCCAACAGAATATAATTCCCAATAACTAATGTTATCTCTAATTGACTTTGTTGATGTATGTGTGTGATCTAATTACTATCGAATTGATTAGATATAAGCAATggggtttttttgttgttgcccAATTTTCCATTGTatgtttaaaaagaaataaacctaaatatacattatacataattTCTTCATCGATATGGGAAGTCCCTTTGGTATGCCaatcatacatatataataagaCCCAATTGATCAATTTCCATCGCTAGCAAGTCTCTCATCCAGTATTCTTTTCCCCATGTACCTGcaccataaaaataaaaaaaattacataaataCCATCCATGTTAAGGACTGCTTTTTAAATGGTTAAAAACGTTTTCTTTTCTGACAACAAAAAGCACTTCTCATCACTGTTCTTCTAATAGAAGTGATACTcgaaaaatcacttataagcAGAAGTAGTGTTTCTTTCAAAAGTAGTTTTAATCTGATTatgaactgaaaaaaaaaaaaaaaatttaaaattacctTCCAAGCATCATTACGGTGGCTTGAGGATTGGTTCCGGGGGAGTAAATAAACGTCGAACCATCGATAACACGAAGAGCATCAACGCCGAGAACCTTGTACTGATAATCAACAACCCTCCCAACTTGGCAGCCTCCATGGTAGTGCCATATGGTCATCACAGTGTCCTTGCAAAACTGATCCAAAGACCTTGAGACGTTGGCATGCTTGGGCAACAAGTTAATTGGGCTGTTTGCTGTAATGTTGAGCAGAGCTGCTAAAGACAGATAGTCATATCTGAATTTGGAGAAGGGCTTtgattcaattattttctctaTGGTCTCAAGGCCCTGGATGCATCTCTCCAAGTCTTGGGGATCTTTGAAATAGTTGAATGTGACTGATGGGTTGTCGTTCGGGTTTCGGGTTCGAAGCTCCAAATGGCCCCTGGAAATTGGGCCCATGACTTTCTCCAGAATGAACCCTCCCCTGAAGGCTGGGGCTTCAAGACTGTTCATATATTCCACTGCCTTGGCTAGGGCTTCTGGGGTCCTTTGCTTTGGTGGCACTGTTGACAGCTGTCCAATCTGCCaaacatgaataataataaatagggacattttggaaaattaataCACCCAAAATCTTATCAACACTACTCAACATCCAATTATGCTTtcattgaaaattaaaatacaatcGAAAAGAAAGGGAGTCTGTGACCTGATAAGGGACGAAAATGCAACACGGGTATAATTCAGAGACCATTACTacaatttagtttttattttattttcaaatcaaTAGGCCTAGGGGTAAAATTGGAACTAAAAATTACGAGTTGGGTGTGCTGATCAAATTTTTATGCATATGCATGAGAGAGAACTTGGGCTTGGCATGGCCCAATTGAATTGAGAATTGAGAACTGAGAATTGATATTATTACCTTGGGAGAGAACATTCCAAAGTCTCTGGTTGCAGAAGAGCCAGCAAAGTTTTCACCGCTGGCAGCTTCAATATAGCTGCCAAAGTGGGTGATGCCGACCACTTGGATGAGTGACACCTCGACAGGGATGGGTGAGGGCACGAAAATTGCGTTCATCGGGTTGTCAGACATTCCTTGCCCAACCAAGGGTTGGTCCACCACCACTGTGATGTTGTGGGCCCTGAGGTGCTCTGCTGGGCCCACCCCACTCAACATTAAAAGCTGTGGGCTCCCGAGTGCCCCAGACGATACAATGATCTCGTTTGTAGGCCCACTCTTGAGATAAGCTCTGTGCTTGGTCCCTGATGCATCTCTGAACACCACCCCAT encodes the following:
- the LOC117626878 gene encoding protein HOTHEAD translates to MGFGWWKLFGAALVGILFFHGFCGAETAPNFSFMHNATTAPDISYYDYIIVGGGTTGCPLAATLSQNYSVLLLERGGTPYGNPNITNVSAFGRALSDLSPTSPSQRFISEDGVINARARVLGGGSCVNAGFYSRAATDYAREAGWDTRLVNESYQWVERLVAFQPPIQAWQSAVRAGLVQAGVVPYNGFTYDHIYGTKVGGTIFDLEGHRHTAADLLQYANPRGLTVLLHATVHKILFRTKGKSRPLAHGVVFRDASGTKHRAYLKSGPTNEIIVSSGALGSPQLLMLSGVGPAEHLRAHNITVVVDQPLVGQGMSDNPMNAIFVPSPIPVEVSLIQVVGITHFGSYIEAASGENFAGSSATRDFGMFSPKIGQLSTVPPKQRTPEALAKAVEYMNSLEAPAFRGGFILEKVMGPISRGHLELRTRNPNDNPSVTFNYFKDPQDLERCIQGLETIEKIIESKPFSKFRYDYLSLAALLNITANSPINLLPKHANVSRSLDQFCKDTVMTIWHYHGGCQVGRVVDYQYKVLGVDALRVIDGSTFIYSPGTNPQATVMMLGRYMGKRILDERLASDGN